In Flavobacteriales bacterium, the following proteins share a genomic window:
- a CDS encoding DUF1573 domain-containing protein has product MSKSLLSFCFGLIVLVSSCGSEATEGISSDVINNPATASGEEENENVPVIEFFEEIYDFGTIVQGEVITHSYKFKNTGRSDLVISIAKGSCGCTVPEWPQEPIAPGEESAIEVVFDSKNKDGKQHKTITISANTLPGTSVVALSGMVVAPKK; this is encoded by the coding sequence ATGAGTAAGAGTTTATTAAGTTTTTGTTTTGGGTTAATAGTATTGGTTTCATCTTGTGGAAGCGAGGCTACTGAAGGAATTAGTTCGGATGTAATAAATAACCCTGCCACGGCATCAGGCGAAGAGGAAAACGAAAATGTACCTGTAATAGAGTTTTTTGAAGAGATATATGACTTTGGAACAATAGTTCAAGGTGAAGTTATAACGCATTCTTATAAATTTAAAAACACGGGTAGATCGGATTTGGTTATTTCAATAGCTAAAGGGAGTTGTGGTTGTACTGTTCCCGAATGGCCACAAGAACCGATTGCTCCAGGAGAAGAATCTGCTATAGAGGTTGTTTTTGATAGCAAGAACAAAGATGGAAAGCAGCATAAAACAATAACAATTTCAGCGAATACTTTACCAGGTACATCTGTTGTAGCATTATCGGGTATGGTAGTAGCACCAAAAAAATAA
- the yajC gene encoding preprotein translocase subunit YajC, with protein MFKEIILMAGGDGGQSGPEFFMMMGLIVVVFYFFMIRPQQKKQKDQKKFRESLAKGDKIVTIGGIHGKVAEVKDADTTVLITVEGGIKLKIEKSAISMDKIAEIEEKK; from the coding sequence ATGTTTAAGGAAATAATTTTAATGGCAGGAGGAGACGGTGGTCAAAGTGGACCAGAGTTTTTTATGATGATGGGTTTAATAGTAGTAGTATTCTACTTCTTCATGATTAGACCACAACAAAAGAAACAAAAGGATCAAAAGAAATTTAGAGAGTCTTTAGCAAAAGGAGATAAGATTGTAACGATTGGAGGAATCCATGGGAAGGTAGCTGAAGTAAAAGATGCAGACACTACTGTATTAATTACTGTTGAAGGAGGCATTAAATTAAAGATTGAAAAATCGGCGATTTCAATGGATAAAATTGCTGAGATAGAAGAGAAAAAATAG